One Etheostoma cragini isolate CJK2018 chromosome 18, CSU_Ecrag_1.0, whole genome shotgun sequence DNA window includes the following coding sequences:
- the acat2 gene encoding acetyl-CoA acetyltransferase, cytosolic, translating into MNSEPVVIVSAARTPIGSLNGALSTVPLPDLCSVVIKDVLKRAGVTPEEVSEVIMGHVLTAGHGQNPARQASVGAGIPYPVPAWSCQMVCGSGLKAVCLGAQSIQTGESAVVVAGGMESMSRAPHTLQMRAGVKMGDASLQDSMVADGLTDAFHGYHMGITAENVAKQWGVSREEQDLFAVQSQNKTEAAQKSGHFDQEIVPVMVPSRKGPVEVKTDEFPRHGSNMENMSKLRPCFIKNSSGTVTAGNSSGINDGAAATVLMSQSEAVRRGLKPMARIVSWAQAGLDPSIMGTGPIPAIRKAVEKAGWQLDQVDLFEINEAFSAQSVVVVKELGLNADKVNVSGGAISLGHPIGMSGCRVLVTLLHSLQRTGGHKGVASLCIGGGMGIAMCVERV; encoded by the exons ATGAACTCCGAGCCTGTTGTCATTGTCTCTGCTGCACGGACACCTATTG ggTCCTTAAACGGTGCTCTTTCCACGGTGCCTCTGCCTGACCTGTGTTCAGTTGTGATCAAGGATGTTCTGAAGCGGGCCGGGGTGACGCCTGAAGAGGTCTCTGAGGTTATCATGGGACACGTCCTAACAGCAG GTCACGGGCAGAACCCGGCACGTCAGGCCAGCGTTGGGGCAGGTATCCCCTACCCTGTCCCGGCCTGGAGCTGCCAGATGGTGTGTGGATCCGGGCTGAAGGCTGTGTGTCTGGGAGCTCAGTCCATCCAGACTGGAGAGTCCGCTGTGGTGGTGGCAGGCGGCATGGAGAGTATGAGCAGG GCTCCTCACACGCTGCAAATGAGAGCGGGGGTGAAGATGGGCGACGCCTCCCTCCAGGACTCCATGGTGGCCGACGGCCTGACAGACGCCTTCCATGGCTACCACATGGGCATCACAG CTGAGAATGTAGCAAAGCAGTGGGGAGTTAGTCGAGAGGAGCAGGACCTGTTTGCTGTCCAGTCCCAGAACAAAACGGAGGCTGCACAGAAATCTGGACATTTTGATCAAGAGATTGTCCCAGTCATGGTGCCGTCCAGAAAAG GTCCAGTGGAGGTGAAGACGGATGAGTTTCCTCGCCACGGCAGCAACATGGAAAACATGTCCAAGCTGAGACCCTGCTTCATTAAGAACAGCAGTGGCACAGTCACCGCTGGCAACTCCTCAG GTATTAATGATGGAGCAGCCGCAACTGTCCtaatgagccaatcagaggctgTGAGGCGTGGCCTAAAACCCATGGCCAGGATCGTATCGTGGGCTCAGGCAGGCCTTGACCCGTCTATCATGGGAACTGGACCAATCCCAGCCATCAGGAAAGCG GTTGAAAAAGCAGGCTGGCAGTTGGACCAAGTCGACTTATTTGAGATCAATGAAGCATTTTCTGCCCAGTCTGTTGTTGTGGTTAAAGAGCTTGGCCTTAATGCAGACAAG GTGAACGTGAGTGGTGGGGCCATCTCTCTGGGCCATCCCATCGGCATGTCTGGCTGCAGAGTGCTGGTCACCTTGTTACACAGCCTTCAGAGGACTGGAGGCCATAAGGGCGTGGCGTCTCTCTGCATTGGAGGAGGGATGGGCATCGCCATGTGCGTGGAGAGGGTTTAA
- the wtap gene encoding pre-mRNA-splicing regulator WTAP isoform X1 — MTNEEPLPKKVRLSESDMKTLTREELCTRWKQHEAYVQVLEAKYTELCSNDVPGLKESEEKLKQQQQESARRENILVMRLATKEQEMQECTTQIQYLKQVQQPSAAQLRSSMVDPAINLFFLKMKAELEQTKDKLEQAQNELSAWKFTPDSQTGKKLMAKCRMLIQENQELGRQMSQGRIAQLEAELALQKKYSEELKSSQDELNDFIIQLDEEVEGMQSTILVLQQQLKESRQQLSQTQGALAGAGTSRTSPAASCSSAEPSAQPEQASAPSEPMGKDYGRVSNGPSNGNSSQRSETTTPSLYREVSSTEEDFPMSPMVSSPGETETKLSNHSEEASGSQTAAGRVGGPVGFGSQLSAGYESVDSPTGSETSLTQHSNDTDSTTDPHEDKAALVTKGTRTAGSRHSLNGLDSSTGDSAVL, encoded by the exons ATGACCAACGAAGAGCCTCTACCCAAGAAG gTTCGCCTCAGTGAATCTGACATGAAGACCCTGACCAGAGAGGAGTTGTGTACGAG GTGGAAACAGCATGAAGCATATGTCCAGGTCTTGGAGGCAAAATATACCGAGCTATGTT CCAATGATGTGCCGGGGCTGAAGGAGTCTGAGGAAAAGctcaagcagcagcagcaggagtcTGCACGCAGGGAGAACATTTTGGTCATGCGACTTGCCACCAAGGAGCAGGAAATGCAAGAGTGCACA ACCCAGATCCAGTACCTCAAGCAAGTCCAGCAGCCGAGTGCGGCCCAACTGCGGTCATCCATGGTGGACCCAGCCATCAACTTGTTTTTCCTCAAAATGAAGGCTGAACTAGAACAGACTAAAGACAAACTGGAGCAGGCCCAAAATGAACTGAGTGCCTGGAAATTTACACCTGATAG CCAAACAGGGAAGAAACTGATGGCCAAGTGTCGAATGCTGATTCAGGAAAACCAGGAGTTGGGCAGGCAGATGTCCCAGGGACGCATCGCCCAGCTGGAGGCCGAGTTGGCCCTGCAGAAGAAGTACAGCGAGGAGCTCAAGAGCAGTCAAGACG AGTTGAATGACTTTATCATCCAGCTAGACGAAGAGGTAGAGGGGATGCAGAGCACCATCCTCGTCCTGCAGCAGCAGTTGAAAGAGTCTCGTCAGCAGCTGTCTCAAACTCAGGGGGCGTTGGCCGGAGCAGGAACCAGCAGGACTTCGCCCGCTGCTTCCTGCTCGTCCGCTGAACCGTCCGCCCAGCCTGAGCAGGCCAGCGCACCCTCTGAACCAATGGGTAAAGATTACGGGAGGGTCTCCAACGGACCAAGCAATGGCAACTCATCCCAGAGGAGTGAGACCACCACACCCAGCCTGTACCGGGAAGTCAGCAGCACTGAGGAAGACTTCCCCATGTCCCCCATGGTTTCCAGCCCCGGTGAAACTGAGACCAAACTGTCCAACCACTCTGAGGAGGCTTCAGGGAGTCAGACTGCTGCTGGGAGAGTTGGAGGACCTGTGGGTTTCGGGAGCCAGCTGAGTGCAGGGTACGAGAGCGTGGACTCTCCAACAGGCAGCGAGACATCATTGACTCAGCACTCGAATGACACAGACTCCACCACCGACCCCCATGAGGACAAGGCTGCCCTGGTGACCAAGGGCACCAGGACTGCAGGGTCACGGCACTCTCTGAACGGCCTGGACTCCAGCACAGGCGACAGTGCGGTTTTGTAA
- the wtap gene encoding pre-mRNA-splicing regulator WTAP isoform X2, whose product MTNEEPLPKKVRLSESDMKTLTREELCTRWKQHEAYVQVLEAKYTELCSNDVPGLKESEEKLKQQQQESARRENILVMRLATKEQEMQECTTQIQYLKQVQQPSAAQLRSSMVDPAINLFFLKMKAELEQTKDKLEQAQNELSAWKFTPDR is encoded by the exons ATGACCAACGAAGAGCCTCTACCCAAGAAG gTTCGCCTCAGTGAATCTGACATGAAGACCCTGACCAGAGAGGAGTTGTGTACGAG GTGGAAACAGCATGAAGCATATGTCCAGGTCTTGGAGGCAAAATATACCGAGCTATGTT CCAATGATGTGCCGGGGCTGAAGGAGTCTGAGGAAAAGctcaagcagcagcagcaggagtcTGCACGCAGGGAGAACATTTTGGTCATGCGACTTGCCACCAAGGAGCAGGAAATGCAAGAGTGCACA ACCCAGATCCAGTACCTCAAGCAAGTCCAGCAGCCGAGTGCGGCCCAACTGCGGTCATCCATGGTGGACCCAGCCATCAACTTGTTTTTCCTCAAAATGAAGGCTGAACTAGAACAGACTAAAGACAAACTGGAGCAGGCCCAAAATGAACTGAGTGCCTGGAAATTTACACCTGATAGGTAA
- the sod2 gene encoding superoxide dismutase [Mn], mitochondrial: MLCRVGQMRRCAASLSQTINQVAASRQKHTLPDLTYDYGALEPHINAEIMQLHHSKHHATYVNNLNVTEEKYQEALAKGDVTAQVALQPALKFNGGGHINHTIFWTNLSPNGGGEPKGELMEAIKLDFGSFQKMKEKMSAATVAVQGSGWGWLGYDKESGRLRIAACANQDPLHGTTGLIPLLGIDVWEHAYYLQYKNVRPDYVKAIWNVINWENVSERLQTAKK, translated from the exons ATGCTGTGCAGAGTTGGCCAAATGCGCAG GTGTGCAGCCAGCCTCAGCCAAACTATAAACCAGGTAGCTGCATCAAGACAGAAGCACACGCTCCCTGACCTGACCTATGACTATGGTGCCCTGGAGCCCCACATCAATGCAGAGATAATGCAGCTTCACCACAGCAAGCACCATGCAACATATGTCAACAACCTCAATGTTACAGAGGAGAAATATCAGGAGGCACTAGCAAAGG GAGATGTGACAGCACAGGTTGCCCTCCAGCCTGCTTTAAAGTTCAATGGAGGAGGCCACATTAACCACACTATCTTCTGGACAAACCTCTCTCCAAATGGTGGTGGCGAGCCAAAGG GGGAGCTGATGGAGGCCATTAAGCTGGACTTTGGCTCCTTCCAGAAGATGAAGGAGAAGATGTCTGCTGCTACAGTGGCAGTGCAGGGCTCGGGCTGGGGCTGGCTGGGCTACGACAAGGAGAGTGGAAGACTTCGTATCGCTGCTTGTGCTAACCAGGATCCACTGCATGGAACTACAG GTCTCATCCCCCTCCTCGGTATCGATGTATGGGAGCATGCCTACTACCTTCAGTACAAAAATGTGCGGCCGGACTATGTTAAGGCTATCTGGAACGTTATCAACTGGGAGAATGTGAGCGAGCGTCTCCAGACAGCCAAAAAGTAG